From the Plasmodium vivax chromosome 5, whole genome shotgun sequence genome, one window contains:
- a CDS encoding early transcribed membrane protein (ETRAMP) (encoded by transcript PVX_090230A) — MKLAKLFYFVAFLITIKVFVPGVNNDGFVQAKSAGADSKSLKKLDNDMLRKQRNQKIMIISTIATSLALLLGGALGGYGYYKQKKSKGPDTPIITNKPFGKGDTRNLSRSQEDISKIPPSSGPSKNYGMGNDSMKNKKDKTPPSK; from the exons atgaaattagccaaattattttacttcgTCGCCTTCCTCATAACCATCAAGGTGTTCGTCCCAGGAGTAAACAATGACGGCTTCGTACAAGCAAAGAGTGCTGGAGCTGACTCCAAATCTTTGAAAAAGCTCGACAATGATATGCTAAGAAAGCAAAGaaaccaaaaaattatgatcaTATCTACCATAGCAACTAGTTTAGCTTTACTGCTTGGTGGTGCCTTAGGAGGATATGGCTACTacaagcagaagaagagcaAGGGACCCGACACCCCAATCATCACCAACAAACCCTTCGGAAAAGGAGACACCAGAAACTTAAGCAGATCACAGGAAGATATCTCCAAGATCCCACCATCATCCGGCCCCTCCAAAAATTACG GCATGGGAAATGACAGcatgaaaaataagaaagaTAAGACCCCCCCATCCAAATGA